Proteins co-encoded in one Fusarium fujikuroi IMI 58289 draft genome, chromosome FFUJ_chr06 genomic window:
- a CDS encoding related to acetyl-hydrolase, which translates to MNSLNTTSVSFAVTPTVVSTLFSHYFNRKPLRQRPTAHLSYDEGLHLIRSFLEYASHHTVEELQAFTAQWVPHPQWVKVEDVTITEDQLTPAAEFLQKQLGPDGIKQVGGEKWWQWRKPATPLDAEWIEMRADAYERKQKGGKTRRVMMYIHGGAYYFGSVDEHRYQMQRHARKLKARVFAPRYRLSPQFPFPCGLHDCLAAYIYLLTVQDPTTIVLAGDSAGGGMVMSLLCVLRDQGLPLPAGAILISPWVDLTHSFPSVAGEAPFDYIPQAGFHHKPSKAWPPPNEDDVVMLREEALKKKKDGKKTPGKHELKEKQQAPVAKKEPSDASSRSEWINGGIPINPEKLLSVTIDGQPVKLKDQIQMYTTNELLAHPLVSPVMQPTLGGLPPLLIMVGGGEILRDEQIYLAHKCANPEKYAPPEETLTPEGRALLQKYKPTDVQLQVWDDLCHVAPTLSFTRPAKYMYRSVAQFGAWALARAQKRGIEILDDDDISVISESGSDSESKENLPKTPETEKSDFHSEPGQVGKAGDPLPPFKNHMIRQRVTRHGATLPLAPEAELPSCCIEPALVGVVKEGTVKKWLAKKAEWDHRYASNKAKVHKKMVSDMAIGYHDYGPGECPPPTALAGRRRVDSKLVEGSKKQQKSWGLAMWSLWGSKHDEMTVEREKKASGQPETRVATGADGEGARSFADIEGQDRSRSQPNRARSRSHTKVVTDENQTGSQPITEDMPVAHLIEQRKEQEATKPSLLSPDYAPETGVAGKRPFLDGIALPFSLNKDAETASMLTLQSNVTQLPGSRPMSPSFQDDDSTQPSQSTQLTSQDAPTIEIAGKRPFLDGTAVPFSLKREADTASMKTLQSNVTAMPASRPMSPNIQVSEPVEKNEENGFGKEKNGINDEPGLVATPLERPGLDTFVTAQEELPRVKKEEDS; encoded by the exons ATGAACTCGCTCAACACCACTTCGGTGTCATTCGCTGTGACGCCTACTGTCGTCTCGACTTTGTTCTCTCAT TATTTCAACCGCAAGCCTTTGCGACAGCGTCCAACTGCGCATCTCTCTTACGATGAAGGTCTTCATCTGATCCGATCGTTCCTCGAGTATGCATCACACCACACTGTTGAAGAACTCCAAGCATTCACCGCGCAGTGGGTACCGCATCCTCAATGGGTCAAAGTCGAAGATGTCACCATCACCGAGGACCAATTGACACCCGCAGCTGAATTTCTTCAGAAGCAACTTGGCCCAGACGGTATCAAGCAAGTCGGCGGCGAGAAGTGGTGGCAATGGCGGAAACCTGCGACTCCTCTCGACGCGGAATGGATTGAGATGCGCGCGGACGCCTACGAGCGAAAGCAAAAAGGAGGAAAGACGCGGCGCGTCATGATGTATATCCACGGAGGCGCATACTACTTTGGTAGTGTCGACGAACATCGATATCAGATGCAGCGACATGCTCGAAAGCTCAAAGCACGCGTTTTTGCGCCTCGATACCGCCTTTCGCCGCAGTTTCCCTTCCCTTGCGGCCTCCACGATTGTCTTGCAGCTTACATCTATCTGCTTACTGTTCAAGATCCAACGACAATTGTGTTGGCTGGAGACTCTGCGGGCGGTGGAATGGTCATGTCTCTTTTATGTGTTCTACGCGATCAAGGACTCCCGTTGCCTGCTGGTGCTATCCTCATCAGCCCATGGGTTGACCTGACACACTCGTTCCCCAGCGTTGCGGGCGAGGCCCCTTTTGATTATATACCACAGGCAGGTTTCCACCACAAGCCTTCTAAAGCATGGCCGCCGCCgaacgaggatgatgttgtgatgttgagagaagaggcattgaagaagaagaaggatggaaagaagacaCCTGGCAAGCATGaactcaaggagaagcagcaAGCACCAGTCGCAAAGAAAGAACCGTCAGAtgcttcatcaagatcgGAGTGGATCAACGGTGGAATTCCCATCAACCCCGAAAAGCTCCTCTCTGTCACCATTGACGGCCAACCCGTCAAGCTTAAAGACCAGATTCAG ATGTATACCACCAACGAGCTTCTTGCGCACCCTCTTGTCAGCCCAGTCATGCAACCTACACTTGGAGGGCTCCCTCCACTTCTGATCATGGTAGGAGGAGGGGAAATTTTACGAGATGAGCAGATATACTTGGCTCACAAATGTGCCAATCCTGAAAAATATGCACCCCCAGAAGAAACTCTTACCCCAGAAGGAAGGGCTTTATTGCAGAAGTACAAACCCACCGATGTCCAACTCCAAGTTTGGGACGACCTCTGTCATGTGGCACCAACGCTGAGTTTCACTCGTCCCGCGAAATACATGTACAGGTCTGTTGCCCAGTTCGGTGCATGGGCTCTCGCTCGGGCTCAGAAACGTGGCATCGAGATtcttgacgacgacgatatATCCGTCATCTCTGAATCTGGATCCGATAGCGAATCCAAAGAAAACCTTCCGAAAACCCCAGAAACAGAAAAGTCAGACTTTCACTCGGAGCCTGGCCAGGTTGGAAAAGCCGGCGACCCTCTACCACCGTTCAAGAACCACATGATCCGACAAAGAGTTACTCGTCATGGCGCTACTCTCCCGTTGGCTCCTGAGGCCGAGTTGCCATCTTGCTGTATTGAACCTGCTTTAGTTGGAGTTGTAAAGGAGGGAACAGTTAAGAAATGgcttgccaagaaggcaGAGTGGGATCACAGATATGCATcaaacaaggccaaggtccaTAAAAAGATGGTGAGCGATATGGCCATCGGTTACCATGACTATGGCCCTGGTGAATGCCCTCCTCCGACTGCATTGGCTGGCCGAAGGCGCGTTGATTCAAAGCTGGTGGAAGGAAGCAAGAAACAACAGAAGAGCTGGGGTCTAGCAATGTGGTCACTGTGGGGATCTAAACACGACGAGATGACAGTCGAgcgggagaagaaggcgtcTGGACAGCCAGAAACAAGAGTTGCCACTGGTGCTGATGGCGAAGGAGCTCGCTCCTTTGCTGATATTGAAGGACAGGATAGATCACGGTCCCAACCGAACCGAGCACGAAGCCGATCCCATACCAAGGTAGTTACGGACGAAAACCAGACGGGCAGCCAGCCCATCACCGAGGATATGCCAGTTGCTCATCTCATAGAGCAGCGAAAGGAGCAAGAAGCTACGAAGCCCAGTCTACTCAGTCCCGACTATGCGCCGGAGACTGGTGTAGCTGGTAAGAGACCGTTTCTCGATGGCATTGCACTCCCGTTTAGTCTTAACAAGGATGCCGAGACGGCTAGTATGCTGACGCTTCAGTCCAACGTCACGCAACTTCCAGGCTCACGACCTATGAGCCCAAGCTTTCAGGATGATGATTCAACTCAGCCTTCTCAGTCAACCCAGCTTACGTCTCAAGATGCGCCAACTATTGAGATTGCAGGCAAGCGACCGTTCCTCGACGGCACAGCAGTTCCATTTAGCCTTAAAAGGGAGGCAGACACTGCCAGTATGAAGACCCTGCAGTCGAATGTTACCGCCATGCCCGCCTCGAGACCCATGAGCCCAAATATCCAGGTTTCAGAACCAGTTGAGAAGAACGAAGAGAACGGGTttggaaaagagaagaacgGCATAAACGACGAACCAGGCTTGGTTGCCACGCCTTTGGAGCGACCTGGTTTAGACACATTTGTCACGGCTCAAGAGGAGCTGCCCCGAGTCaagaaagaggaggattCATAG
- a CDS encoding related to MRPL27-mitochondrial ribosomal protein, large subunit, translating to MRPTQALSVGRYRHLRLTTKDVGKGFYKGNRTGSMGRHTKYGGYVIEWNKVRTYAVPPLKDFKLTPFVSRQVKAEPGDYKGLDKGPQDPYFYVEQWKRFNGVD from the exons ATGAGACCTACGCAAGCCCTGTCGGTCGGCCGATACCGCCACCTCAGACTCACAACCAAGGATGTTGGAAAAGGTTTCTACAAGGGTAACCGCACGGGTTCCATGGGTAGACACACAAAGTACGGAGGCTACGTTATCGAGTGGAACAAGGTCCGAACATATGCTGTGCCACCGCTGAAGGATTTCAAG CTTACACCCTTCGTGAGCCGACAAGTCAAGGCGGAGCCTGGTGACTATAAGGGTCTTGATAAGGGTCCTCAAGATCCTTACTTCTACGTTGAACAATGGAAACGATTCAACGGTGTGGATTAA